In Arthrobacter sp. PAMC25284, a single genomic region encodes these proteins:
- the rplO gene encoding 50S ribosomal protein L15 yields MAENKTAEKAQGAAEKQNALKVHHLRPAPGAKTAKTRVGRGEGSKGKTAGRGTKGTKARYQIKAGFAGGQLPLHMRLPKLRGFKNPFRVEFQVVNLDKLNELFPEGGSVTVENLVEKGAVRKNQPVKVLGTGDITVKVDVTVHAFSASAAEKIAAAGGTTTAL; encoded by the coding sequence ATGGCCGAGAACAAAACTGCCGAGAAGGCACAGGGCGCCGCTGAGAAGCAGAACGCACTGAAGGTTCACCACCTGCGTCCCGCCCCCGGTGCCAAAACCGCCAAGACCCGTGTTGGTCGTGGCGAAGGCTCCAAGGGTAAGACCGCCGGTCGCGGTACCAAGGGTACGAAGGCCCGTTACCAGATCAAGGCTGGCTTTGCCGGCGGCCAGCTGCCGCTGCACATGCGCCTGCCGAAGCTGCGCGGCTTCAAGAACCCGTTCCGGGTTGAGTTCCAGGTCGTAAACCTGGACAAGCTCAACGAGCTGTTCCCGGAAGGTGGCTCAGTCACCGTGGAGAACCTGGTCGAAAAGGGTGCCGTTCGCAAGAACCAGCCCGTCAAGGTGCTTGGCACCGGCGACATCACCGTCAAGGTTGACGTCACCGTCCACGCATTCTCGGCCAGCGCCGCAGAAAAGATTGCTGCAGCAGGCGGAACCACCACCGCCCTCTAA
- a CDS encoding adenylate kinase, with translation MLIIGPPGSGKGTQAERISERLGVVAISTGDIFRANVKGETPLGVEAKKYMDAGDFVPDSVTNKMVRDRLGEDDVDGGFLLDGYPRTTAQVDYLDGILATGEQKLDVVLQLTADDEELVTRLLGRAKETGRSDDNEAVIRHRLDLYHGQTEAVVAKYAERGILTQVDGIGGIDEVTDRVMQAIKAAQSA, from the coding sequence ATGTTGATTATTGGACCCCCCGGTTCCGGCAAGGGAACGCAGGCGGAACGCATTTCAGAGCGCCTCGGCGTCGTTGCGATCTCCACCGGCGACATCTTCCGTGCCAACGTCAAAGGCGAAACGCCGCTGGGCGTAGAAGCGAAGAAGTACATGGACGCCGGTGATTTTGTACCGGACAGCGTGACCAACAAGATGGTCCGTGACCGGCTCGGTGAGGACGACGTCGACGGCGGCTTCCTCCTGGACGGCTACCCGCGCACCACCGCGCAGGTCGACTACCTCGACGGGATCCTTGCCACGGGCGAGCAGAAGCTCGACGTCGTCCTGCAGCTGACGGCCGACGACGAGGAACTCGTCACCCGGCTGCTGGGCCGCGCGAAGGAAACCGGCCGCAGCGATGACAATGAAGCCGTCATCCGGCACCGGCTTGACCTCTATCACGGCCAGACCGAGGCCGTCGTGGCGAAGTACGCCGAGCGCGGCATCCTGACCCAGGTCGACGGAATCGGCGGCATCGACGAGGTCACAGACCGCGTGATGCAGGCCATCAAAGCGGCCCAGTCGGCCTGA
- the map gene encoding type I methionyl aminopeptidase: protein MAFGQPRIEYKSNSQMRTMVQAGLVLSRALDAAVAAAIPGKTTRDLDGVFAAVLKEAGATSNFLGYHGFPATICTSVNEEVVHGIPGDRVLQDGDILSIDGGAIVEGWHSDSARTVIVGTADPEDQRLSDVTEAAMWRGIAALATGKFVGDIGNAIDDYVSAVPGKPLGILEDYVGHGIGSEMHMAPDVLNFRTTHRGPKIRPGLCLAIEPMLVRGSIDTAVLADDWTVVTTDGKRSCQWEHSVAVHEKGIWVLSAPDGGASKLAPLGVVPVPVP from the coding sequence ATGGCATTCGGCCAGCCCCGCATCGAATACAAGTCCAACTCCCAGATGCGCACCATGGTCCAGGCTGGCCTCGTCCTCAGCCGCGCCCTGGATGCTGCGGTGGCCGCAGCCATTCCCGGCAAAACCACGCGGGACCTTGATGGTGTCTTCGCCGCAGTCCTCAAGGAGGCCGGCGCCACCTCCAATTTCCTGGGCTACCACGGCTTCCCCGCTACCATCTGCACATCGGTCAATGAGGAAGTCGTCCACGGCATCCCCGGCGACCGTGTCCTCCAGGACGGTGACATTCTCTCCATCGACGGCGGGGCGATTGTGGAAGGGTGGCACTCCGACTCGGCCCGGACCGTAATCGTGGGGACGGCCGATCCGGAAGACCAGCGGCTGTCCGACGTCACCGAAGCCGCCATGTGGCGCGGCATCGCGGCCCTGGCCACCGGAAAGTTCGTTGGGGACATCGGAAACGCCATTGACGACTACGTCTCCGCCGTACCGGGGAAGCCGCTCGGCATCCTGGAAGACTACGTCGGCCACGGCATCGGCTCCGAAATGCACATGGCCCCGGATGTCCTGAACTTCCGCACAACCCACCGAGGGCCCAAGATCCGGCCGGGACTGTGCCTCGCGATCGAGCCCATGCTGGTGCGCGGGAGCATCGACACAGCCGTCCTCGCGGACGACTGGACCGTTGTCACCACCGACGGCAAGCGTTCGTGCCAGTGGGAACACTCCGTGGCCGTGCATGAGAAGGGTATCTGGGTTCTCTCGGCGCCCGACGGGGGAGCCTCGAAACTCGCGCCGCTTGGCGTCGTGCCCGTCCCGGTTCCCTAG
- the rpsE gene encoding 30S ribosomal protein S5, which produces MTEAVAAPATETAAPAAAADGARGGARRGERGDRGQGQGRGDRGGRGGRDGGREAEKSQFVERVVTINRVSKVVKGGRRFSFTALVVVGDGNGMVGVGYGKAKEVPAAIAKGVEEAKKSFFRVPRIGSTIPHRVQGEAAAGVVMLRPASAGTGVIAGGPVRAVLECVGIHDILSKSLGSSNAINIVHATVDALKRLEEPAAVAARRGLPLDEIAPPAMVKALLNQKAGV; this is translated from the coding sequence GTGACTGAAGCTGTAGCTGCTCCGGCAACTGAGACCGCTGCGCCTGCTGCTGCCGCTGACGGCGCCCGTGGTGGCGCTCGTCGTGGCGAGCGTGGCGACCGCGGCCAGGGCCAGGGTCGTGGTGACCGTGGTGGCCGTGGTGGCCGCGACGGCGGCCGCGAAGCCGAAAAGAGCCAGTTCGTAGAGCGCGTTGTAACCATCAACCGTGTTTCCAAGGTCGTCAAGGGTGGTCGTCGCTTCAGCTTCACCGCACTCGTCGTCGTTGGTGACGGTAACGGTATGGTCGGCGTCGGCTACGGCAAGGCCAAGGAAGTTCCCGCCGCTATCGCGAAGGGCGTTGAAGAGGCCAAGAAGTCCTTCTTCCGCGTTCCCCGCATCGGCAGCACCATCCCGCACCGCGTCCAGGGTGAGGCCGCCGCAGGCGTCGTTATGCTGCGCCCGGCTTCCGCGGGTACCGGTGTTATCGCCGGCGGTCCGGTCCGTGCAGTATTGGAGTGCGTGGGCATCCACGACATCCTCTCCAAGTCGCTCGGTTCCTCGAACGCCATCAACATCGTGCACGCGACCGTTGATGCGCTCAAGCGCCTCGAAGAGCCGGCAGCAGTGGCAGCACGCCGCGGCCTGCCCCTCGACGAGATCGCTCCTCCGGCAATGGTCAAGGCGCTTCTGAACCAGAAGGCAGGTGTCTGA
- the rpmD gene encoding 50S ribosomal protein L30, translating to MAKNVLVSDAQLEITQIKSAIGGKQNQRDTLRSLGLKRIGHTVVRTADAVTVGMVNTVPHLIKVEEAK from the coding sequence ATGGCAAAGAACGTGCTTGTCTCCGATGCACAGTTGGAGATCACTCAGATTAAGTCCGCCATTGGCGGCAAGCAGAACCAGCGCGACACCCTTCGGTCCCTCGGCCTGAAGCGGATCGGACACACCGTTGTCCGCACCGCCGACGCCGTGACCGTCGGAATGGTCAACACGGTTCCGCACCTGATTAAGGTAGAGGAGGCGAAGTAA